From Pandoraea vervacti, the proteins below share one genomic window:
- a CDS encoding TAXI family TRAP transporter solute-binding subunit — protein sequence MTTDSNQPAHRRLRARFVAISWRDLAVSFGPVVLVAIAAIWLAVWLVQPAPPRTITLSAGPEGSSFWSAAQRYKTILARDGITLNVLSSEGSRQNVERLANDNENVDLGLVQGGVSQGLDIDGLVSLGSMFYAPISVFYRGERVTKLSDFTGKRIAIGREGSGARALALTLLKANGIEPGGPTKLTAYDGQEAAQALIDGRVDAAMLTGDTATGPTMGKLIRTPGIRLMDFAQADAYTRRFTYLNQLTLPRGVFDLGRNLPAQPVHVISPTVELVARESLHPALSDLLIEAAREVHGKANLMQRAGEFPSAQVHEFPISDDAARYYKSGKGFLYRHLPFWIASLADRIVVLLVPIIVVLIPAFRLVPSLYSWRVKSRLYRWYGGLIALEREALADDAHTEYQNLRERLDTIEAAVNRLKIPLAYADQFYVLREHISFVRQRLDAMSVAPASSGGDAAQRAGGVPASPGKAEDDVEAAGKATDTRRA from the coding sequence ATGACGACTGACTCGAACCAACCTGCCCACCGGCGACTGCGCGCACGCTTCGTCGCGATTTCCTGGCGAGATCTCGCCGTCTCCTTCGGCCCGGTGGTCCTTGTAGCCATCGCCGCTATCTGGCTCGCCGTATGGCTCGTGCAGCCGGCCCCGCCGCGCACCATCACGCTGAGCGCCGGCCCCGAGGGCAGCTCGTTCTGGAGCGCGGCGCAACGCTACAAGACCATCCTCGCGCGCGATGGCATCACGCTCAACGTGCTGTCATCGGAGGGCTCGCGTCAAAACGTCGAGCGTCTTGCGAACGACAACGAGAACGTGGACCTCGGCCTCGTGCAAGGCGGCGTGTCGCAGGGCCTGGACATTGACGGCCTCGTCTCGCTCGGCAGCATGTTTTATGCACCGATCTCGGTGTTCTATCGCGGCGAGCGCGTCACCAAACTCTCCGATTTCACCGGCAAGCGCATCGCCATCGGCCGGGAAGGCAGCGGCGCACGTGCCCTCGCGCTCACCTTGCTCAAGGCCAACGGCATCGAGCCCGGCGGCCCGACGAAGCTCACGGCCTACGACGGGCAGGAGGCTGCACAGGCCCTGATCGACGGCCGTGTCGACGCCGCCATGCTCACTGGCGACACGGCGACCGGCCCGACGATGGGCAAGCTCATTCGCACGCCCGGCATCCGCCTGATGGACTTCGCGCAGGCAGACGCCTACACGCGGCGCTTCACCTACCTCAATCAGTTGACGCTGCCGCGCGGCGTCTTCGATCTCGGCCGCAATCTGCCCGCGCAACCGGTGCACGTCATCAGCCCGACCGTCGAGCTCGTGGCGCGCGAAAGCCTGCATCCGGCGCTCTCCGATCTGCTGATCGAAGCAGCACGCGAAGTCCACGGCAAGGCGAATCTGATGCAACGCGCCGGGGAGTTCCCCTCCGCGCAAGTGCACGAATTCCCGATCTCCGACGACGCTGCGCGTTACTACAAGTCGGGCAAGGGCTTCCTTTACCGGCATCTGCCGTTCTGGATCGCCAGCCTCGCCGACCGCATCGTCGTGCTGCTCGTGCCGATCATCGTGGTGTTGATCCCGGCGTTCCGGCTGGTGCCGTCGCTCTATAGCTGGCGTGTGAAGTCTCGTCTGTACCGCTGGTACGGCGGACTCATCGCGCTGGAGCGCGAAGCGTTGGCGGACGACGCCCACACCGAGTATCAAAATCTGCGCGAACGGCTCGACACCATCGAGGCCGCCGTCAACCGGCTGAAGATTCCGCTCGCGTACGCCGACCAGTTCTACGTGCTGCGAGAACACATCAGTTTCGTGCGCCAGCGCCTCGACGCCATGAGCGTCGCGCCCGCCTCGTCGGGCGGCGATGCCGCGCAGCGCGCGGGCGGTGTACCGGCTTCGCCCGGCAAAGCGGAAGACGACGTCGAAGCAGCAGGGAAGGCGACGGACACGAGGCGCGCATGA
- a CDS encoding LysR family transcriptional regulator, protein MMTSDAWMDDIGERPLRYLAEIAAMGGVRMAAESLGVNPSVVSRQVAALERRLRFPLIERRGRNVIVTEIGQVLIDYYRDGQRRQRDLSARLEEYRHLKRGRVAIGVGEGFIGRLIAQALQRFSMSYPDILVEIRSGPTPTVLSLVRDDVVDIGLCARSEDDPAMRIHPFAAKALCAVVAPTHRFAAMTSVPPSELVHERLIFMTEEHGVQHFVHSVLDTARLNVIPAYRVDLFNTAQTLAAAGLGVAFMSAITARRGIELGELVAVPIDHPIAAGFSSQMMTRVGRRLSPAADHLWKQLAQSLAKR, encoded by the coding sequence ATGATGACCAGCGATGCATGGATGGACGACATCGGCGAGCGTCCGCTCAGGTACCTCGCCGAAATTGCCGCAATGGGCGGTGTGCGTATGGCGGCAGAATCGCTCGGGGTGAATCCTTCCGTGGTCAGCCGACAGGTCGCCGCACTGGAGCGGCGGCTGCGCTTTCCCCTTATCGAGCGACGTGGGCGCAACGTGATCGTCACCGAAATCGGTCAGGTGCTCATCGACTATTACCGTGACGGTCAGCGCCGCCAGCGAGACCTGTCGGCGCGGCTGGAGGAATACCGGCATCTCAAGCGCGGACGCGTGGCCATCGGTGTCGGCGAAGGGTTCATCGGGCGGTTGATCGCCCAGGCGTTGCAGCGCTTCTCGATGAGCTATCCCGACATCCTCGTCGAGATCCGGTCCGGCCCGACGCCCACGGTGCTCTCGCTCGTGCGCGACGACGTGGTCGACATCGGCCTGTGCGCCCGCTCCGAGGACGATCCCGCCATGCGCATTCATCCGTTTGCGGCCAAGGCGCTGTGCGCCGTGGTGGCGCCCACACACCGGTTCGCGGCGATGACGAGCGTGCCGCCCTCGGAACTGGTGCACGAGCGGCTCATCTTCATGACCGAGGAACACGGCGTACAGCACTTCGTGCACTCGGTGCTCGACACGGCGCGTCTGAACGTGATTCCCGCCTATCGGGTCGATCTGTTCAACACCGCGCAGACGCTCGCCGCGGCCGGGCTCGGCGTGGCGTTCATGTCGGCGATTACCGCGCGGCGCGGCATTGAACTCGGTGAACTGGTGGCCGTGCCGATCGATCATCCGATCGCCGCCGGGTTCTCCAGCCAGATGATGACGCGCGTGGGACGCCGCCTCTCGCCCGCCGCAGACCACCTGTGGAAGCAACTCGCGCAAAGTCTGGCGAAACGCTGA
- a CDS encoding M20 aminoacylase family protein has protein sequence MSEIRYCEVSDLADAREQLADIRHHIHQHPELSYEEVDTSRYVADKLESWGYRVTRNVGGHGVVASLTAGTSARTVGVRADMDALPIHEQTGLAYASVHDGKMHACGHDGHTTVLLGAAQQLAKTRNFDGTVNLIFQPAEEAGSNSGAEQMIADGLFERFPCDAIFGLHNHPGVATGTFGFRAGPLMAACDTVKVRIHGRGGHAARPHLAIDPVMIGSSLVMALQTVVARNIDPTEAAVVTVGTFHAGFAPNVIPEDATLEMSVRSFSAKVRATLEERICALVKSHTEGYGASADIEYIRGYPVLVNSEAETEFAREVAQELVGAEHIISPFPPIAGSEDFAYYLQKVPGCFIRLGNGEGKPMLHNAKYDFNDDNLTIGAAFWTRLVERFLAKDRA, from the coding sequence ATGAGCGAGATTCGCTATTGCGAGGTGAGCGATCTGGCCGACGCGCGCGAGCAGTTGGCCGACATTCGCCACCACATCCACCAACACCCCGAGCTGTCGTACGAGGAGGTCGACACGTCGCGTTACGTGGCGGACAAGCTCGAAAGCTGGGGGTATCGGGTCACGCGCAACGTCGGCGGTCACGGCGTGGTGGCCTCGCTCACCGCGGGCACGAGCGCGCGCACGGTTGGCGTGCGTGCCGACATGGACGCGCTGCCGATCCACGAACAAACCGGTCTGGCCTACGCCAGCGTGCATGACGGCAAGATGCACGCCTGCGGTCACGACGGTCACACCACCGTGCTGCTGGGCGCGGCGCAGCAACTCGCAAAGACACGTAACTTCGACGGCACCGTCAATCTGATTTTCCAGCCGGCGGAAGAAGCCGGTTCGAACAGCGGCGCGGAGCAGATGATTGCCGACGGCCTGTTCGAGCGTTTCCCATGCGATGCGATTTTCGGTCTGCACAACCATCCGGGCGTCGCCACGGGCACGTTCGGTTTCCGTGCCGGTCCGCTCATGGCCGCGTGCGATACCGTCAAGGTCCGCATCCACGGCCGCGGCGGCCATGCGGCACGGCCGCATCTGGCCATCGATCCGGTGATGATCGGCAGCAGCCTCGTGATGGCGCTGCAAACCGTGGTTGCGCGCAACATCGATCCGACCGAAGCCGCCGTGGTGACTGTCGGCACCTTCCACGCGGGATTTGCGCCGAACGTGATTCCGGAAGACGCCACGCTGGAGATGAGCGTACGGTCGTTCTCCGCGAAGGTGCGTGCCACGCTCGAGGAGCGCATTTGCGCGCTGGTCAAGTCGCATACCGAGGGCTATGGCGCGAGCGCCGACATCGAGTACATCCGGGGCTATCCGGTGCTGGTGAACAGCGAAGCCGAAACCGAATTTGCCCGTGAGGTTGCGCAAGAACTGGTGGGTGCCGAGCACATCATCTCGCCCTTCCCGCCCATCGCGGGCAGCGAGGATTTCGCGTACTACCTGCAAAAAGTGCCTGGCTGCTTCATTCGTCTGGGCAATGGCGAGGGCAAGCCGATGCTGCACAACGCCAAGTACGACTTCAATGACGACAATCTGACCATCGGTGCGGCCTTCTGGACGCGTCTGGTCGAACGCTTTCTCGCCAAGGACCGCGCATGA
- a CDS encoding MFS transporter: MSLATQSYPVDGAQPTQISPMSSSQQRKIVFAAVIGNLLEFFDFTVYSYFALTIGKQFFPADDPITSSLLAFAVFAVGFVMRPLGGIVLGRYADRAGRKPALTLTILLMAIGSAAIGLAPTYAQIGLAAPLLIVSARLLQGFAQGGEFGAATATLLEVGGAKSRGFRASWQLASQGAAALLGSGLAASLGFLLSDDTMHSWGWRIPFLLGTLIAPVGIYLRRHIQEEPPKAKAVAGRDDPKRGLYVRNWFLTIFSIAGMSVSTYVMMYYMPTYCIQYLGLPPKMSMLAGVAASTISLVMCPIYGAWSDRMGKRKPLTMFGRVALIVLLYPAFWIMTHYPSLPVVLAALIVLMFCYTMGSAPAYALMPENFPKHLRAGYMSSAYAISVSVFGGTAQLVAGWLIRVTGNKMAPAWYMIACVVVSLIAVSMFEETGNKVLDE; this comes from the coding sequence ATGAGTCTCGCCACGCAATCGTATCCGGTCGACGGCGCACAGCCGACGCAGATCTCCCCGATGTCGTCGTCGCAGCAACGCAAGATCGTTTTTGCCGCTGTGATCGGCAACCTGCTGGAGTTCTTCGACTTCACGGTCTACAGCTACTTTGCGCTGACGATCGGCAAGCAGTTTTTCCCGGCGGACGATCCCATCACGTCGTCGCTGCTCGCGTTCGCCGTGTTTGCGGTGGGCTTCGTGATGCGCCCGCTCGGGGGTATCGTGCTCGGCCGTTACGCCGACCGGGCCGGACGCAAGCCTGCGCTCACGCTGACCATTTTGCTCATGGCGATCGGTTCGGCGGCCATCGGTCTGGCGCCGACGTACGCCCAGATCGGTCTGGCTGCCCCGCTGCTGATCGTGAGTGCACGTCTGCTGCAGGGCTTCGCGCAGGGCGGCGAGTTCGGCGCGGCTACGGCCACGCTGCTGGAAGTGGGCGGCGCGAAGAGTCGCGGTTTTCGCGCGAGCTGGCAACTGGCCAGTCAGGGCGCGGCTGCCCTGCTCGGCTCGGGTCTGGCGGCAAGCCTCGGCTTTCTGCTCTCGGACGACACGATGCATAGCTGGGGCTGGCGCATTCCGTTCCTGCTCGGCACGCTGATCGCACCGGTCGGTATCTATCTGCGTCGTCACATTCAGGAAGAACCGCCGAAGGCGAAGGCCGTGGCGGGTCGCGACGATCCGAAGCGGGGTCTGTACGTGCGCAACTGGTTCCTCACGATCTTCTCGATCGCGGGCATGTCGGTGTCGACGTACGTGATGATGTATTACATGCCGACGTACTGCATTCAGTATCTGGGGCTGCCGCCGAAGATGTCGATGCTCGCGGGCGTGGCAGCGAGCACGATCTCGTTGGTGATGTGCCCGATTTACGGCGCGTGGTCGGACAGGATGGGCAAGCGCAAGCCGCTCACGATGTTCGGGCGTGTGGCGCTGATCGTGCTGTTGTATCCGGCGTTCTGGATCATGACGCACTACCCGTCGCTGCCGGTCGTGCTCGCCGCACTGATCGTGCTGATGTTCTGCTACACGATGGGGTCGGCGCCGGCCTATGCGCTGATGCCCGAGAACTTCCCGAAGCATTTGCGCGCGGGCTACATGTCGAGCGCGTATGCGATTTCGGTGTCGGTGTTCGGCGGCACGGCGCAGCTCGTCGCGGGCTGGCTGATTCGCGTGACCGGCAACAAGATGGCCCCGGCGTGGTACATGATCGCGTGCGTCGTCGTGTCGCTCATCGCCGTATCGATGTTCGAAGAAACGGGTAATAAGGTGCTGGACGAGTGA